CAGGTCCCCAACCTATTACTCTTGTCCAGTGTAGGAGGGATGTAGGCCCTACATGGAGGCCTTACAGCGCTGAGGGAACGGTACAGACCGGGGAGGCTCATTCGATGGGACTATCATCACAATGTGGAGATCTACCGTCTgagcttggtggtgttgcagtaCCTTGCATTCCATTTGTAACATCTTCACTCCAATGATTTCATTAACTTGTAAAAAAACTAAGTTCTCCATTTGAAGTTACTAATTAAATATCTGaattattttcttgtttttaatgaAGTTCTGAATTAAAAAAATATGGCTGTTTTCTCCTTGCAAATCATAACCCTCCCTGAATGATGCTTAACCGAAAAGTTTGAGTTCCTGCCCAACTAGATGCAGTGCAACACCtgtgcatcaaccaatggttgcatgCCATGTCAACTCAGTCGGCATAGATGGATAGCTATATCACACGTTTTGCTTATAGTTAAACACCAATCCAAGTGTTTTGAACATCTGGCcggagtgtactgtagtctggcaGGAACTCGACCAAGAAGTGAGCCAGGCAATTTTCATACATGGGTTTTATTCAGTGTTTTTAACATCTAGACAATATAACACACACTTCTTGCAAAGGGACATCTACTCCTGAGACCTGCAACCATTTTGTGAGCTGTGCGATATCCTTTCCGTcatttaataaaaataaagaattgTTTAAAAGGTTTGTATTGTCATGTGTTGGGGGtgtatatataaaatacaaaGCCATTAAATAAATTACACCTTGTCATGCAGAAAAATATTTAATatgtatgccatttagcagacaattGATCAAAATCAACTTACACTAGTGCATACATACCTTGCTACCTTAAGATGAGTGCACGAACTGTGGATAATCAAACCCTACATCATGATCTACCAATTGAGAAACACAGGACCACCTACTTTCCAGTACTTACATCACATCCCAGTTCTCTCAAGCCTTGCAGTTTCATTTATAATCCACAACAAATCAAACAAGATATATTGACTACCTACAACTGAACTTTATATACAGAGTTTACAGTAGGGTCAGGGAGATCAGATAAAATTGTCTTCCACATCCCATGAATGCCATTCACTGTCAAGTACTCCCTGATTCAATGCATATGAAGAGCAGAGCTTCCATTATTAGTTTACATCATaaccagggtcatattcattaaaCTGCTTACGTCACATTTAAGAGCATTGTGACCGGTTTCCGTTGCCAAACGTTTtatggtgtgcactaatgaaaaCAACCCAGTCCAGATCCCAAAATGCATGTGAAAAGTGATAAAAACAAATTAGTtagttgtgcaagacattttatagataaaacAATAAGTAGCATGTTGTTTTTAATGTGTGCATGCTTTTCTCCTTCGACAAACAAAAGCTGATTCAAAAGGGGTTTAAGATTTCAAAACTCTTCCGCAAAGATCTCCGGTAGGATAGACTTGACTTTCCCTGATGAAAGGTGGCTATCGAGGAGGGGAAGACACTTTTGTTCACCTGCTAACGAATTGGCATCTCCTCAACCACTTATCGGTTTCTGggtcacagaggagaggacagaagagagagtggaggacgAATTTATGCGCAAATGAGAAAAGGGTCATTGAAGCTGGCCAGATCATGCTTCCTTCCCAGCATCCTCTCTCGATCTTGCCGATTTCAATTGTTCAGTCTTTTCAGGTCGCCGATCCATGGTGGTAATGATGGAAGGAAGCCTGTGAATACTCACATAGGGAGGGCCTATACTTGTTTACAGATGTCTAGTTTTTTGGATGTAGGTATGAAGAGAGTGCATATGcacagtatgcatgtgtgtgtctatgtcttagttgtgtgtgtgtgtgtgtgtgggcaaacTATGAATAGCACTGCATATAGCCTGTGTGTATTTCTTGTGTGTAGCATCGTGTCATTGTGTGTTAGGtaccagtatcgcgatactcAGAAGTACCATGGCAAGGGAACAAAACATGAAGCAGAAAAACAGTTCTAATCTTGTAAACACACAGCCTTCTGTTGTTACCCAGAGTAATTGTTTATTTTCCAAACTATAATCACACAACTGCAGGAGTTCAGTTTgcttcatgtttttatttttttaccatggAAAATCCAGTATCGCAGTACTGGTATCATGACccagtgagcgtgtgtgtgtggctatttCTTGGCTGCGGGTATCCAGGAACCAGGCTGGAATGTGTTGGCTGTACTGACAGGCTCCTCACTGGTCTCTGGCTGGCCGAAGCTAGTGGCGGCGGCGTGGCCCTTGGCTATGGTCTGAGCAGGCCGAGCCACCAGGCCCTCCTCGTACTCCTTAGCCTGCAGAGCCAGCTCTCTCTCATCCACCTCCCTCGCCTTTCCTTTGATGTGCTCCCTGTAGTGCTGGTTTTTCACCAGCTCCTGTGGGGAGTagggaacatacacacacacacacacacacaatattaacCGAGGCTTTTCAACAGAGACTCAGTCCTTTGAAGGGATAGCTACTGGTGACAGTGAAGTCCTCTCAAGTCATCCATAAACTAGTGTCCAGTCTGTGGTGTTAGTCTTGCCTTGGCAGAGTCAGAGAGCGAGGGAAGCCTGgatgtgttgatgttgtgtgttGGCAGCAGAACTAGTGGGCTGGGAACGGCGAAGGGAGACCAGGGCAATACAGCCCTGCTTTGGGGAGCAGGGGGAGCATATTGAGCTGCTTCTCCAGCTTGTTAATGACAGGATTTAATCCAATCAATTTCTGTTGACTTGGACAGGAACGAGAGGAAACGTTAAGAAGGGGACAAAGTGCCGGGGGAGTGGTTTTGGCTACACCACTGTCCAGCTGTGGACGACTGCGAATGGGCTGACAGTAAGCAGAAAATTGGAATAGAATGTTCTGGCAACACTGAGGTGGGATGACATTGGCCATTGGCATGGAATATACAGAAGAGGGTGCCTGGGTATTTGCTTTCTAAAGGCTTTCCCATAGCCTCCATTTCAAAtggacaaataataataataattatagtcGATTAGATGAACCTTGTATaccaacaaagcaaaaactgaatgACTTATTGAGACTACAAAAGGCAGTTATataccgagtgtacaaaacattatgaacccTCCAGTGGAGGCTGCGgaggggagaacagctcataataatggccagaagGGAGCAAATGAAATGGCATCAAGACAcctggaaaccacgtgtttgatgtaaTTGATATCATTCCACTCCAACCATtcccacaagcccgtcctccccaattaaggtgccactaaCCTCCTGTggaactttcctaatattgagttgtaccccccttttgccctcagaacagcctcaattcgtcagggcaaggactctacaaggtgtcgaaagcgttccacagagatgctggcccatgttgactctaacgcttcccatagttgtgtcaagttggctggatacacacaggaaacggttGAGCATGGAAAAAAccaagcagcgttgcagttcttgacacaaaccggtgcgcttggcacctactaccataccccgttcaaaggcacttaagtcTTTTGTGTTCGCCATTCACCCGCTGaatggcatacacacacacgatccatttctcaattgtttcgaggctaaaaaataaataaattcatctacactgattgaagtggattaacaagtgacatcaataaaggatcatagcttcaccctggtcagtccatgtcacggaaagagcatgttcgtacactcagtgtataatttCAAGTCAATCGTCCTCTATGAACAAGGAAACATTAAGATGTCCAAGTTCAGGTTGGCCTTCGCGCTTCAGCAAACAAAAGGAAAGGAGTGCTCAACAATGATAAAAATCACGAGAATGGCTTACCAAGAAAAATGTCCAAAAGGGCTAATTAGAGGTAAAAAGGAGTTGGAGCCCCCGACAAAAAAAAGAGGAAGAGATTGATTTTTTTATTCTCACTTTAATCCTTTGTACAGGATGCGAAAAGATGACTGACGCTTCCTCGGAGGAAGACGTCAGCTTGACGTGGAAATGTCAGGCATATTGCTGTGACTGTCTCCACTCACTAGCACCTTCACACGCCAGCTCCAGTTTATTTTTAACACCTGTCCCCCAAAGTTCCTTGGCTCTGTTGGAAACTGAGAGAAAGCAAATCAAAGTGTTTCTCTTGAGCGTcgcgtctcccccccccccccccccccccgttaccCCGCCCCACAGCGCTCCCCAAAAACACAGCAGGGATACGCACCTCAATGGAGGGGGGCTGCTTCCGTCTGCCTCGGATCCAAGCTGGATGAGGGAACAGACAGAGTTAGAGCACCCACACTGCACACATACCACGCCAGCAAAATTAACAGTTACACCGGACAGCCAATGTAACGCCAGTTGCATGGCATCACACTTGTGTAATTACTCTATAGGTACATTAAAACAGTATCTAACTAGTAAGTGATCTCAAACAGATTTTGGCCTGTTTTTCATGCATTACAATTCCAGCTTGACAACAGCCAGAATATGGCATCACTCTGATTTGCCAGTCTAAGCAGAAAGGGGACTGTAAGTACTGCTACTGCATTTCAACTACTGTACAGCATAAGAGTAGAGACTGCAGATTTCTCCTCCTCTGATCCTTAGAGCAACCTCTCTACATCTATCTAGCTCTCCCGCCTCTGTTCTTTTTTAGGTGTATTTTGGAAGGGCAGgctctggagaaagagagagatttccCAGCTTTTCCTTCAGCATGCCGGGACTCTGGGCTTCTTATCCCCCTCTTATTTGCATCCTGATGAAAATGCATGAGAGCGGGACGATGAGGGTTTAATGTGGATAAAGCAAGTCAGAGACAGAACATTTTGTATCTAGTTGTATGGGAAATGGAAACAGTTTCTGACATTGGCAGATAGGGTGACTGATACGTTCATGAATACATTTCTGAATAAATAGCCTAGGCGATTAATGTTAGTTCTAGtacagttgttgttgttgcctagCACTATTCTGTACTACAGTGTATTCCCGAGCTCCAGATTCACAGTATCCATGACACCATATCATGGAGACTAGCAGACAAACAGCTAAAGTGTCAGTGTTTCAGCATTACCATCCCACTCTGAGGGTATGTTGCCTTCCAGGTACTCAAACTCTGTAGGGTTAACAGCCACCACCATCCGCTTGGCCCGAACAATCCTCCCTAAGTAAACAATGAGAGATAGAGATTTTTGAAAAACATTAATGCATGAAAATGCACATGATCAAGCGCATAAAAAAATTATAACAAAAAAAAACCAGACAAACATTTTAGATATCGCACGCACACGACAGGACATGGATGATTAGCTCGTGGCCCTCAGGCCTGCTTCTCAGATCTCTCCAAGTGTGTCGAAATCTGGGCTAAGCCTTATGTAAATCAAcctctctaacccccccccccccccctccccctcccccccactgACACCCTCCATCCAACAATGCCCTCCAAATCAACATCAAGCCGTATAGGAGACAAAAGAGGTCAGATATCACAGGCAACACAAGAGAGATGAGCTGAGAGGAATACTAAaaacactctctcacactctgtaTCCTACAGCGCTAGTAGAAACACCACCAattaattggggggggggggggggggggggctgattaaACAAGTCGAGCAGGCCCAGTCACATTCAGGTGAAGG
The genomic region above belongs to Oncorhynchus mykiss isolate Arlee chromosome 6, USDA_OmykA_1.1, whole genome shotgun sequence and contains:
- the ndufaf2 gene encoding NADH dehydrogenase [ubiquinone] 1 alpha subcomplex assembly factor 2 isoform X1, yielding MSRIGGLLRRSFGVIKEHVGTDHFGNKYYWQPEQKTWTGRIVRAKRMVVAVNPTEFEYLEGNIPSEWDAWIRGRRKQPPSIEELVKNQHYREHIKGKAREVDERELALQAKEYEEGLVARPAQTIAKGHAAATSFGQPETSEEPVSTANTFQPGSWIPAAKK
- the ndufaf2 gene encoding NADH dehydrogenase [ubiquinone] 1 alpha subcomplex assembly factor 2 isoform X2 encodes the protein MDVMCWAGEATYSSERETGRIVRAKRMVVAVNPTEFEYLEGNIPSEWDAWIRGRRKQPPSIEELVKNQHYREHIKGKAREVDERELALQAKEYEEGLVARPAQTIAKGHAAATSFGQPETSEEPVSTANTFQPGSWIPAAKK